A region of Silurus meridionalis isolate SWU-2019-XX chromosome 13, ASM1480568v1, whole genome shotgun sequence DNA encodes the following proteins:
- the LOC124395325 gene encoding cytochrome c oxidase subunit 5A, mitochondrial: protein MFSALIRVSAAGIRNLARTGPQCTAPLVSRCYSHAKAETDEEFDARWVTYFSKPSLDDWELRKGVNTLIGYDLVPEPKILDSALRACRRLNDLASAVRILEAVKDKSGPHKEIYPYLIQELRPTLMELGISTPEELGIDKV, encoded by the exons ATGTTTTCTGCCCTCATTCGTGTTTCTGCGGCCGGAATCAGAAATTTAGCACGAACAGGTCCTCAATGTACAG ctCCACTGGTTTCCCGTTGCTACTCTCATGCCAAAGCAGAGACTGATGAGGAGTTTGATGCTCGCTGGGTCACTTACTTTAGCAAGCCCAGCCTTGATGACTGGGAACTTAGAAAAG GTGTGAACACTCTGATCGGCTATGACCTTGTCCCCGAACCTAAGATCCTCGACTCTGCACTGAGAGCCTGCAGAAGGCTGAATGACTTAGCCAGCGCAGTTCGCATTTTAGAGGCAGTAAAG GATAAGTCTGGACCACATAAAGAGATCTATCCATATCTGATTCAAGAACTTCGCCCCACTCTTATGGAGCTGGGCATCTCGACCCCAGAGGAACTGGGCATCGATAAAGTTTAA